A window of the Cuculus canorus isolate bCucCan1 chromosome 3, bCucCan1.pri, whole genome shotgun sequence genome harbors these coding sequences:
- the SLC30A10 gene encoding zinc transporter 10, giving the protein MGRYSGKTCRLIFMLVLTAGFFVAELVSGYVGNSIALVSDSFNMLSDLISLCVGISTGCIARRSRRGPRATYGYRRAEAVGALSNAVFLTALCFTIFVEAVLRLARPEPIDDARLVLIVGTLGLAVNLVGLLVFQDWGACCRRHRHRPAPQPLPGAAGTERDDGAGDSPNDQKSPEEGPVKKKEKKSEALNIRGVLLHVMGDALGSVVVVIAATIFHILPLENAPCNWQCYIDPSLTIIMVIIILSSAFPLIKETSIILLQMVPKGVNVQLLTDRLARVPGVSSLHEVHIWELAGGKNIATLHIKCQTPTDYQDAAYKIRKVFHEAGIHSVTIQPEYMDHKNFQLMCSSPCISKACDSQLCCSQRENPPAKTNGYTGKNDTCLSSQREDNGSSKNDIEIPIEYPLAEDSIKNVKYCGGSDDKSQLSSTRL; this is encoded by the exons ATGGGACGGTACTCGGGCAAGACCTGCCGCCTCATCTTCATGCTGGTGCTCACCGCCGGCTTCTTCGTGGCCGAGCTGGTGTCGGGCTACGTGGGCAACTCCATCGCGCTGGTGTCCGACTCGTTCAACATGCTGTCGGACCTCATCTCGCTCTGCGTGGGCATCTCCACCGGGTGCATCGCCCGCCGCAGCCGCCGGGGCCCCCGCGCCACCTACGGGTACCGCCGCGCCGAGGCGGTGGGAGCCCTCAGCAATGCCGTCTTCCTCACCGCCCTCTGCTTCACCATCTTCGTGGAAGCCGTGCTCCGCCTGGCCCGGCCGGAGCCCATCGACGACGCGCGGCTGGTGCTCATCGTCGGCACCCTCGGCCTCGCCGTCAACCTCGTGGGGCTCCTCGTCTTCCAGGACTGGGGCGCCTGCTGCCgccggcaccggcaccggcccgccccgcagcccctgcCCGGCGCCGCCGGCACCGAGCGGGACGATGGAGCAG GTGATTCACCAAATGACCAAAAGAGCCCTGAAGAGGggcctgtgaaaaaaaaagagaaaaagtctgAAGCCCTGAACATCAGAG GTGTTCTTTTGCATGTTATGGGAGATGCACTTGGATCTGTGGTTGTGGTAATTGCTGCTACAATTTTCCATATACTTCCTCTGGAGAATGCTCCATGTAATTGGCAGTGCTACATTGATCCAAGCCTGACAATAATTATGGTGATCATCATCTTGTCTTCTGCATTCCCACTTATCAAGGAGACCTCAATTATTTTGTTGCAGATGGTTCCCAAAGGTGTTAATGTGCAACTACTGA CTGACAGACTAGCTCGTGTACCAGGGGTTAGCAGCCTTCATGAAGTGCATATCTGGGAGCTTGCAGGTGGGAAGAATATTGCTACTCTTCATATCAAGTGCCAAACCCCTACTGATTACCAAGATGCTGCTTATAAAATACGGAAGGTTTTTCATGAAGCAGGAATTCATTCTGTGACCATCCAGCCTGAGTACATGGATCACAAGAACTTCCAGCTAATGTGCAGCTCACCCTGCATCTCAAAAGCTTGTGActctcagctgtgctgcagtcaGCGAGAGAACCCCCCAGCTAAAACTAATGGCTATACTGGGAAAAATGATACTTGCCTTTCATCACAGCGTGAAGACAATGGTTCGAGTAAAAATGATATTGAGATCCCTATTGAGTACCCACTGGCAGAGGATagcattaaaaatgtgaaatattgtGGTGGCTCTGATGACAAATCACAGCTGAGCAGTACACGACTTTAG